The bacterium genomic sequence CGCATCCTTGACAACCTGGAACCGCAGACGCACCCGAACGGGAAACCCGCGTGGGTGGCGGCCGCCGCGGAGTTCGTCCACGCGGATGTGCGAGACCGCGCCGCGATCACCGCGGCGCTTCAGGACGTTGATGTCGTGTTCCATGAGGCCGCCTATGGGGGATTCATGCCGGAGATGGCCAAGTACATCGACGTCAACGCCTCCGGCACGGCCCAGTTATTGGAACTGGTCCGCGACCTGTCGCTCCCGGTGAAGAAGGTGATCGTCGCGTCCTCGCAGGTCGTGTACGCCGAAGGCGCCGCGATCTGCCCGCAGCACGGCATGGTCTTCCCATCGGTGAGACCCCTTGCACAGCTCCGTCGCGGCGATTTCGAGGTGCACTGCCCGCGCTGCGACGGGCCGACGGTGTCCGTACCGACGCCGGAGGACGCTCCGCTGAGCGGGGAGACCGCGTACGCGATCAGCAAAGTCGCGCAGGAACGGTTGGTCCTGACCTGGGCACAACAGACGGGCATCCCCGCGGTGGCCCTGCGATACTCGTGCACCTACGGCCCTCGCCAATCGATCTTCAACCCGTACACGGGGGTCATCGCCATCTTCTGCACGCGCTTGCTGACGCGCCAACCGCCGGTGCTGTACGAGGACGGGGCGCAGACCCGGGACTTCTGCTTCGTCGAGGACATCGCCGAGGCGAACCTGCTCGCGGCCACGTCCAGTGCGTGGGATGGCCTGCCGGTGAACGTGGGGAGCGGCGCGGCGATTCGCATCGGCGATCTGTGCCGCGCGATCTCAGACGCGCTGGGGATCCGGCTGGATCCGGTCCTGCGGGGTGAGTTTCGTCCGGGGGAGATCCGTCATCTCATCTCCGATATCTCCAGGGCGCGCGCGGCAGGATACGCGCCAACGACGGATCTGGCCTCAGGCCTCGGTCGCTACCTCGACTGGATTCGGGCGCGTTCGGACGTGCGCGACTACTTTGCCACCGCCGAGTCCGTCTTGCGCGCGCGAGGGATCGTGCAGCGTGTGGCGCCGTAGCCCCAGGGCGCGTCGCGGACGGGGTAGCCCGCCATGACGTCCTGCGGTGCCTCCCGGAGCCGGGATGCCTGGGTGTCGGTGATCATCCCGGCGTTGAACGAAGAAGCCGCGATCGCGACGGTCGTCGCCGCAATCCCGCGGGAGCTCGCGGGCGAAGTAATCGTGGTCGACAACGGCAGCGAGGACGCCACAGCAGACCAGGCGTACCGCGCCGGCGCGCGCGTTGTGCGGGAGCCCCGTCAAGGGTACGGGCGGGCGTGTCGGGCCGGCGTGCGCGCCGTCGACCCGGCGTGCGAGATCATCGTGTTCCTGGACGGGGACGGAAGCGACCGCCCCGAGATGATGGACCGGTTGATCCGGCCGATCGCCGCGGGCGGATACGATTTCGTCGTTGGTTCGCGCATCCGCGGCCCGCGCGAGCGCGGCAGCATGAGCCTGTCGCAGGTGCTCGCCGGTCGCACCACCGGCTGGCTCCTGCGGCGGCTGTACGGGGTGGCATACACAGACATGTGCCCGTTTCGTGCCATCCGTCGAGAGGCCCTCGACCGGCTCGCCATGCGCGAGGAGACCTACGGGTGGAACCTCGAAATGCAAATGCGGGCGGCCGGCGCCGGCCTCAGGATTCTCGAAGTGCCGGTCGCGCATCGCCGACGCGTCGGCGGAACCTCGAAGGTGTCGGGGACGGTCCGCGGGACGGTGTTGGCAGCCACGCGAATCCTGGTGACGTTCATCCGTGTCGCCTTTGGCCGACGCGTTCGGGCCTGACCGCGGCGCCGCGGGCAGAGACGGCGGAGCGTCTGCGCCTACGCGAGTCCAGGAACACGCTCAGTGATTCAACAAGTTGACGCGGAGCTCGCACGGGCGCAGGTCGAGTTTGAGAACATCCGCGTCGCCATCCGGCGTGGGCTAGCAACGAATGTCAACCGCGAGATGCTCGAGGAGACGGAACGACGGGTCGCCGCGCTCGAGTGCGCCACACTCGTGACCCCGTCCAACATCACCGCGCTACCAGCCGTCGTGGACCGCTACCTGCGCGAGCTGCGGCAGACGATGGACACAGATGTTGTTAGGGCGCGCGGCCTGCTAGCCGCCTTAGTCGGAGAGATCCCGCCAGTTCCTGACCTGTCTTCCCGCCGTGAGCGCCAAGCTGTGGGACGGGGGCGCGTTCCGGCCGGCGTGCGTGGGGGAGCAGCTGGCCTTTCACGCGCTGCTCGACTTCGCCCAGGCAACCGTCGAGGACCGCGGACGCGAGGCCGACTTCGGGCCGCTGTGGGACCTCGCGTATGACGACCTCGGGGTCAAGACGCTGTTCGCGCTTTCGGGCGTGGTCGACCCACGACTCGAGTTCGGTGAGTGGTTCCGGCCGTTCACGGACGAAGACGTGGTACACCCGTCGATTCGATTCCGGGACCGCGTGTTGGCTCGTATCTCGTAGCGTCCACGATTGACAAGGCGCAGGGCGATAAGCGCGCCGGAGAAAACACTCTCCTCATGTGCGGCCGCCTCGGTTTCAGTCGGTAGAGACGGCGCTGTGCGTCCACCGTAGATTCTACGAAGCCGGCCTCTCGCAGCACTCGCACGTGTTTTGACACGGTCGGCTGCGGCATATGAAGTTGACGCTCGATCTCTCCAACCGACCGTTGTGACGAGACCAGGAGGCTCAATATCGCGCGGCGGTTCGGCTCCGCAATGATTTCGAATACGTATACTCCACAGAGCATATGCGTGTCAAGGTATATAAAGGCAAGAATCCAGGCAATGGTTTCTGGCGGCGTGCGGGGATGTTTCGCGAGTTTCACAGTATCGAGAAGGCCGTGGAAGAAACCCGCTAGGTGCTGGCACTCGCTATGGATATGATCGTGCTTCTTCGCGAGGCTCCACACGTGCTGGCTGAGGTCAAGAGCAACGCCCTTCGAGGAGGTCACGTGGTGGCCTTGCTCGTACTCCGCGCTGGATGCAACCTCTGGGCGGCCACAGGCCGTGACCGGATCGAGCAGACGCCGGGACACCATAGGAAGGGGCGCTCGCCCGTAGAAATTCAGTCGGTGGGCGTCGACAGCCTCATCGATCGTCGATCTGACGCGAATTTCGGGTCGTCGTCTGGGTTCGGAGGACGGCGAGGCCACAGTCGTGTGACTCCAATCAAGGAGAATACGGGATGGCTCCGGCTGGCGGCGCGATTGCGTTCCTGCTCAGTGGGCTTTGCCTCGGCGTGTTCGCGTCGTACACCGCGTCGAAGACGCGCATCCGATGGAGACGGGTAGCGGCGTTTACCGCTTTGATTGTAGCGGCGGGGCTCATCGTGCGCGGACTCGTTATCGTGCAAGTCCTGACGCCGCTGCGGAGGCCGGACAACCCACCGATCGCGTTTCACATCACCGGAACGCACCGCGTCGGGAACTTCCTCGTCACCGTCGTGACGCCGAGCACACGCAAGTCCTTCCTGCGCATCACGCACGCGGCTGAGCCGAGCCGTGCCCTGTGGGAGAGCGTTCCCGGGGTCGCGTTCCTCGCCGCGGCCCAGGCGCAGGTCGACGTACGGGAGTTCGGGGCGCCCGAAGGGTCCTTCAGCATTCACGATCGGATCCTCGCGGACTGCGCGCAGCAATCCGTCGACGCGCTCACCGAGGGAAACGGCACGCTCGTGGTGTACGGCACCCTCGCCGGGCCGGGGTGCCACACAACGTACCAGATGAGCTTCGCACCGGCAACGCCGAATGGGCTGCGATTTCACGTGCAGATCGGGGCGGCGTCGTCAACGCCGCTCAATCGCCTGAGATTGCGCTATGCGTCGCCGTCGCATGAGCATGTGTTTGGACTCGGGGAGCAGCTCACGTACTTCGACCAGAAAGGCCATGAAGTGCCCATCCTGGTGCAGGAACACGGCGTCGGGCGCGGGCTCCCGGTCTTCACGCAGTTAGTGAATCTCACGCAGCACGGCGGAGGCGGCACGCCGTATGCCACCGAGGCCCCCGCGCCGCACTACATCAGCAGCCAGCTCCGTTCGTTGTTTCTGGAGAACAAGGAGTACAGTGTCTTCGACCTGCGGGTGCCCGACCGGATTGTCATCACCCTCTATGCCGATGCGATGACCGGCCGCGTGTTGTACGGTCGGACGCCGCTCGATCTGATCAAGGAGTACACGGCGTATGCCGGTCGGATGCGTCCGCTGCCCGACTGGGTGTACGATGGAGCAATCATC encodes the following:
- a CDS encoding glycosyltransferase family 2 protein is translated as MSVIIPALNEEAAIATVVAAIPRELAGEVIVVDNGSEDATADQAYRAGARVVREPRQGYGRACRAGVRAVDPACEIIVFLDGDGSDRPEMMDRLIRPIAAGGYDFVVGSRIRGPRERGSMSLSQVLAGRTTGWLLRRLYGVAYTDMCPFRAIRREALDRLAMREETYGWNLEMQMRAAGAGLRILEVPVAHRRRVGGTSKVSGTVRGTVLAATRILVTFIRVAFGRRVRA
- a CDS encoding SDR family NAD(P)-dependent oxidoreductase, yielding MNGPRHDRRALVTGGAGLIGSHIADRLLRDGWAVRILDNLEPQTHPNGKPAWVAAAAEFVHADVRDRAAITAALQDVDVVFHEAAYGGFMPEMAKYIDVNASGTAQLLELVRDLSLPVKKVIVASSQVVYAEGAAICPQHGMVFPSVRPLAQLRRGDFEVHCPRCDGPTVSVPTPEDAPLSGETAYAISKVAQERLVLTWAQQTGIPAVALRYSCTYGPRQSIFNPYTGVIAIFCTRLLTRQPPVLYEDGAQTRDFCFVEDIAEANLLAATSSAWDGLPVNVGSGAAIRIGDLCRAISDALGIRLDPVLRGEFRPGEIRHLISDISRARAAGYAPTTDLASGLGRYLDWIRARSDVRDYFATAESVLRARGIVQRVAP